The Anabas testudineus chromosome 5, fAnaTes1.2, whole genome shotgun sequence region GGGATAAATCCAGGAGTAAGACTTGGGGGTCTTGGTTCCTAACCAAAGTCTTGGCTGTGCCTCTTCCCAGTGAGAGAGCCAGAGAGGAGAGCCAGAGCTCACTAGACAGGCTCTCTCTCACAGCGGGGTGACAAGCCAAGGCACATAAGGCCCCTCTGCTGGCACACTGGATGCTAGATAACTAGCTACAGAGGGAAATAAAGGGTGGAGCAGGGAGCTGAGCTTGTGACGGCCATATCTcagtttttccagttttccttttctgtcttctctttaaTTGGCTttaactttgttgttttatttttttggcttTACCCATTTAAAGAACGCTCAATGCCCATTTCGTCCCCTCTGTTATCCTGAGTGCATTCTGATATATCGTCATGTTATCTCCCAATACACACATTATCTCATTCTTGAATTTGCacagtcttttctctctttctcttgtatCACTCCTCCACTCTGTTTTTGAGACAGGCCTAATCTAATCAGTGTAGGCGAGGACAGGCTTGGGCTCAGCCCTGAAAAGGAGCCGGGGGAGCTTTAATTGGGCCTGCGCTGTTGGGCGTGCTGGCATGGGCTGAAGCCTGTATTGGGGTGTGAAAGCTTCAAACAAGCCAGCCTGCCCTCTAATTCGGCCACGGGGGTTGTTGGCTTAtcgcaccccccccccccccgcgtATCCGTGCCCAGTCTCTCTGCTCCACAGCCCACACCACTAGCCTTGCTTTAACAAGGCAATGGCCATTCACATTCAGCCAGCCAGAAAGAGTAGGAAATTGGCAGCCCCTGTCCAGTCCAGCTAAGACTGCGGCCAAAGGAGACTGAATAGAACCAGTGGGGGATAAGAGATGCTTGGAAGGCaaggggaggaggaaggggtGGAGGGTGCTATTGTGGAGTTGGTGGAGGGTGTGGCTGACCATCAACCTCAAAGGCCTTTCCCAAGTTTGAAAGAAAGTCTTTTAATGGTTCAGAGGAGACCTttgattctgttgtttttttgtttttttttattaccatgCAGAGAAGAGGAGTGGTGGTTCCTCTGCAGCAATGACCTCACCTACAGAGGCAGTTCTGTAGACATTGTGAAGGGAGACGAGGTGCTTTCAACAAGTGTTTGGAAACCCCCAAATGCTTTAAAAGaagcctttttctttctttctttctttctttctttctttctttctttctttctttctttctcaaacCATTCTGTCTTTGCATGGCCACTGTTAAGCTCGGCCCTTCACCTCATTAAGACTCTTGGCTCTGGTTTTGGCTGTGCCGTACCTGCCTCTATCAGACAAACGGACCCAACTGTCTGGCCTCTCACAAGGCATTATATTTGCGCCAACCCCTTCATGCCATCATGAATTATACATTGCACTGGGGCTTGCCTCAACACACCAACTCACACGCACGCCTGCACACACGCACGCTCCCTTCTCTTCCCCTCTAAGGAAAGAATGCGCTTGGTTGGCAGTGCAGAGCGGCAGAGGAGCTCTTAAGGCCAGGTGCAGGGGAGGAGGATGGTAGAGGGGAGGGAGTGTGGTTGAGGGGGCAACCCGTGACTTCCAGAGCAGCCTCTGCCAAGGTTCTGAACCGCTTCAGTCCTGGCAGACTCTGTCCCCGTtctcttccttccctccctccttccactTTTCTtatccttctcttttctttcattctccaCAGGGAGCTGGACCATAATGACATCTCAGGCACAATAGAGGACACCAACGGGGTCTTCTCCGGATTGGACAGCCTCAACAAGCTGTGAGTATCTCTTTCTTCTgttccctccacctctccttctctcagcCCCTCTTTTTTGATCCCTTTGGCCTGGCCTGCCACTGACTTTGGGATTCTCTCTGCTGTTCTTCAAAGACAGACAATCAGAGAAAGAAGAGTGCGCTCCCTCATTTTTCCTCTCGTCCAAAAGTTTCCCTCCAAATCCCAAAGTTACCCTTCACTGCCAGCTAAGTTTATCCAGTCCAATGTAAGGCCGCAGAGTTAGAGATATCTGTCCCCTCAGGACCCCACACTTCACTTGGCAGGAAAGTTCTCACACTAACCAGTTATAGGGTCCaatttggtttttttttttgccaagttTGGGAAACATCGAAGGTAATTCTTTATTCGCTTTATCCTTTCCAATCCCAAGCCAGTGtttcttcagttcagtttggcTTTCAACTTAGgatttcattgttttgctgTAGGTTTATAGCCAAACTGGGTTCAGCTTCCTGATGATGGCTCAAGAAGCAGATacagtgaatcatttttatctgttttccaTGATGACTTGTTTTTATGAAGACAGCTAGTAAAAAAGTTGAGTGAGGAATTACAACAGTCATAGAGTTGCTGGTGTTGAGGGGCAATCATCAACCTGCAGAATGAAAAGATGGTGTCCAGCCAAGATGGTTCCCAGTGTGAGCAccactgaaagagaaagaattgGAAGAAAGAGGGAGTGAAAGGGCTTTTCTTCAAGCTGGCAGGGGTTCACTCCCCAATAGTCCTATTTCTATTTCTCCTCCATGCCTCCGCTCTTCGCGTCCCCTTATTCCCAGTCCCCGTTGTTAGGAACTCAGAGAGGGTGAAATTGAGGGCTGCATTCAGTCATCAACATCAAACGCCTCACATGCCCCGCCCTCTGACCCTGCCCCTTTTGTCATGGCGTTGGCGGAAGCGGCCTGCTGCATCCCAACACTGGCAAAGCAAGTTATGGGAAAAAGAGATGccaaaaagagaaggaaggggTGAGACGTCAAAGTGTCCGCTGTGCACCCAGAGTTCCCTAAAAGCAACTTGTGAACCCTGCGACGTGGGATGGCTCTTACAGCCACAGCcaaggaaaataaaactttattttactttagaTTTCTTCAAAGTAAAAGGTACAAAAAGGAGTCTTATTGTCATCCCCGTGACAAGACAGTCGTTTGCTTGTGTGTACGTTTGAATGAGTTGGAACACTGAGGTCTTGATTGTAAGCCAGTCAGCCGTGTCTCCTCTTCCCGTGAAATGAAGTCTACAACAGAAGAGGAGCGAGGGAGGGGCGgcagcagcagggagagggTGGAAGAAGGGATTACGACCCCAAATCAGAGGGAACAGCAACTCACTTCTCAAACCAGGCTTGACaaggcgcacacacactcacacggtCGCATGTACATCCTTACAAGCTCTGCAGGGGGaaagaacccccccccccccacacacacacacacacacacacacacacacacacacacacacacactgcacagccTGGTCATTGCTGTTAAATTCTAATAAAGATGGAAGTGGTCTTTGAAGAGCAGTGCAGAGCCCAGGTcccctccccaccaccaccacatccCTCACCTACCTCACCCCCATCCAATCTCCCTCACCCCCCCTTCTCCCGGCTAATCTCCACACAGTTCAAATTTCCAATACCTCAATCCTCTCACTTCACTCTTATCAGATTCAGCCTTGCTAATTGTGCATCTCTCGCTCTCTTGCTCCCTAttttcacccccccccccccctttttttttttttttatcctgtgcccctctctttttctctctctctcttcatctatCGACACACCTTCATGTTTGGAAACGGCAGGACTCTGTTTGGAAACAAGATCAAGTCAGTGGCCAAGAAAGCCTTCTCTGGCCTGGAGACCCTGGAACACCTGTGAGTATCCCACAATGCTTAGCTGCTCCTCCTCCTAGCTAGAGAGGGAGTAAGGGCGAGTGGGTGGACTGGGGTTGGAGGTTGCCAAAAGTAGCTGGCAGAGGGGAGGCTGCTAGCAATTTAATAGCGTCTTTGTAAAAGGAGAAGACAGGGGCTTTTGCGAGCGcccagctgctcctctctcGTTAGCCTCGCGTAATCTCAactttggcctttttttttttctgcctctgcgCAACTACAAAGTTATTGACCATATGTCGAGCTCAGCAGAAGAAATGGGATTCCTAAGTGCTTATACAGGCCTTTGTCAATAGAGGGCAGGGAGTGACAGAAAAGCTGGCACGTATCTAACATCCACTCCTGGATATTTCCAACTTGGTAAAATAATCAGATCAGGTGAAGGAACTGTGTGAGTAAAACGTGCATTCGTTGGTGACTGATGCAGTGTTTAATCCCAACAGGAACCTGGGAGAGAATGCAATCCGTACCATCCAGCCCGAAGCCTTCAGTAAAATGAAGCTCCTCAAAACCCTGTGAGTTATGATGCATTTGCACAGATAGTGCTTTCGGCACCTGTATACACCTTTAATTATGCGATATACACCACATGTATTCAcggcttcttcctctctcctctcctcttttccacAGTCTCATTCAGAGCGACAGTTTCCTGTGTGACTGCCAGCTCCACTGGCTGCCGGACTGGTTGGCGGCACATGGTTTGCAGTCTGGTGTCAATGCCACCTGCGCCCACCCAGAGAGCCTTAAGGGCATCGGCCTCTTCCAGGCCCCGTCCGGCAGCTTTGTGTGTGGTGAGTGAAGTTTGAGCGCATTCTGTGTTTATGTGGGTGGGCGTGTTGGGCAAGAGGCACTGGAGGCACAGATGGGCCACACTGACAGCTTGGCGCTGTTCTGTTGTTTACATACTCGcacatatttgtttgtgtgctgtttttgtttagctcTGTATTTGCACTCAGACATGCTAATGGATCccgatgtgtgttttatttcactctttcaCGTCCATTTGTGCAAAGGAAGACACTTACTCAAGGACATTTGTTTGACATTAATGCTTCCTTCtctgtcttgtgtttttatctctcCTCACACTCTGGGCTccctttcttgtcttttctcactttccttcttcccttttctttttgcctttcCATAACTGTCCATGTTCAGAGGACCTCCCCAAGCCCCAGATTACTGTGCAGCCCGAAGCCACTGTCACAGTTCTTGGCAGCGACGTGCGTCTAACTTGTACAGCCGCAAGCAGCAGCTCCTCCCCCATGACCTTCGCGTGGCGTAAGGACCAGGAGCTGCTTCGACAAGCCGAAACAGAGAATTACGCCCACGTTCGCGCACACCACCAGGGTACAACCTCTGATGTGCCAGGTGCAGGTGGAGGTGTGATGGAGTACACCACCATCCTGCACCTGCGGCATGTCACTTTTGCACATGAGGGCCGATACCAGTGCATCATCACCAACCACTTTGGCTCCACCTACTCCAATAAGGCTCGCCTCACCGTCAATGGtaagaatattattattactaaagGCTGAGTTGGGTTGTTgttataatataacatataatataataatataatgattataataaaaaactacTACACCAATACGAGATCTGGTGCCCGGCTCAGACAATTTagacaaaacaagcacaacacTCCAAAACCTCTGTTGATATGTGTGTGATTAAACTATTTCCACCAaaggaaatgtctgtttttatgttgttatcaTTGTTAAGTGTTGTCCGAGTTTAGATTGTCTAATTCGACAGAGAAGCGATTGAGATTAGTGGTCATGCTGAGTTCCTTTCTGTTGCTTGAATAAagccttctctgtctctctcttagCCGGCCTCCATCTCTCCCAGGATGGTATTCGGAACAAATTGATTTAGCTGCATGTCAGCACTAACAGGAGCCGTCTCTCCTGCGCTCAGTCACCCTGCTTTTCTTAATGGAGAGCATTTATGTAGAGTTTGGTTTCCTGCCCCAAATCTGCATCAGAGCTCTAGCTTCTCCTGTACTTTCACGTCTGCCAGAGTTATTTGTCTGCCTGTTGCCTTGGCATACACATGACTGTAAAGACGCTGAAGCTGCCAAAGGAGCTAAGTTTCCTATAGAGGTTAGAGTCCCTGGTTTGAATGTCAGCACCAGCTGGGAAAATGCTGTTGGAAGAACTGAATGAGTAATGCTCTGTAATCCTGAACAACTGCTGTCAAAGTTCTTTATCCAAGACAGCTCCTGCAGAGCTGCTCATGGGCTTGCAGGTGTGAAAGTGTAAAATTGTGACTATGAATGAGGGAGTTTGCTGAAAAAgtaaagtggacagtgaaaataaataaaggattGAGGTTTTGCTCCACTCATACTGACAGAATTCACATCTCTTCCTTTCACAGTTCTCCCATCCTTCTTGAAAACTCCCAGGGACAGCACAATCCGCACAGGCCACACAGCCAGGCTAGAGTGTGCCGCAGAGGGCCACCCAGCACCTCAGATCGCCTGGCAAAAGGACGGAGGAACAGATTTCCCTGCTGCTCGGGAGCGCAGAATGCATGTCATGCCTGACGACGACGTTTTCTTCATCATGGATGTCAAGCCCGAGGACATGGGCGTTTACAGCTGCACTGCCAAAAACACAGCGGGCACCATCTCTGCCAACGCCACCCTCACCGTGCTGGGTAAGAGCTGCATGTTTTTACAAGtattaaatgtactaaaaaCCTAAAATTAACCTGTTTTTAACTCGTGTTAAATGCACATTGTCATATTCTCATATCTCCACTTGCAAATAGCTCGGCACTCAGTTGGGAATGTCCAAAGCTGCAGAATGAGAGgctttatatttttcttttctctgcagctgtggtcTTGCTGCAGGTCAGAGGCCATAGGTTACAATTGGAGGTCAAAGGGGGATGGTGGGTGACCGAGGGGGACTCACAGAGGGGTGTTTGTCAGGCATTCCCACCCCCCCTTCTCATCTCATGGTGGGAGGGACAGTCATGGCTGCTTCACTGCAGGCCTCAGTGCTCCCAGTTTATTGGCTGTTTTACACTGTTAAGTCAAACAAAACGGAACTGCACTCCTATAACCATCTCAACACATAGCTCATCTTTGTCCTTTGTCTCTGAACTGAGCAAAGCAGTCCCTTGTTGGACAAGCTGAAAAAATGGGGGGTACTTTGCTTGAATCTCGCAAAAAATGTCCCCTTAAAGAGCTcataacacacattttctatatttaacttGGTCAGACTGGTGGAACTGGTATTTCACTGCCACATTTGCATAGTGTGCGAGACATTTCAAGTGCTAATCCATTCAACAGTATAAAATACTGAAGCAGGCAGCCATGTCTAGGCACTGATTCTGTCATGTGTGGGTTTAAGAGACGTAGGGgtggaagagaggagggggcggtggctgctgctgctgaggggCTCCTGTCTGGAAAAGAGTGGCAGCGGAGAAAAATGGGAGACAAAGCGAGAGAACAGGAATTGTTGGAGTGTTTAGGAGAAGGGTAGACAAGTAGGATTTAGAGtaaagaaaggagggaggagggggattgatggagagagggaaagtATTGATAGAAGAGAAGGGGCGGCTGAAGTGGGTTAAGTGAGATCTCTTAATCTGTGTATGTCCCACTGTGAGGGGAAGTGCTCAGTCTGCGAGGGGAGGGCgggcgcacgcacacacgcacacgcacacacacctcaatGTGCTCCATTCAGCAGAATGTGAAGTTGCCGAGGGAACACTGAAAAGATTATTGTGAAGAGGATTCTGTCCTGAGAgaagtgttgttttgtgtgttgtaatGAAAATGTGCAGAGTTAACAGATTTCAGAATTTGCAAGAGAGTCATGATGAGATAAGCTTTCTGTGGTTGGAAATCAAACTCAGAACATCACTTTGACTTCAGTCTGTCCAGTTAAATCACCAGTCGGCAATGGATACTGTGAACAAACAGAGATAAAGCAGAAACCTGAGAGTTGAAATCTAAAACTTTGATGGATCCGTGATAGCATAATAGAAAACACTGACCTCAGGAATCCTGCAATCTCTGAGCTTTTGATAAGATCCCTATCAATCCTGTCCACAGAAACCCCTCACCTGGCCCAGGATCTGGAGGATCGCAGCGTGGTGGTTGGGGACACAGTGGCTCTGCAGTGCAAGGCCCTGGGCAGCCCGCCTCCTCGTATTACCTGGTTGCGGAACGACCAGCCGCTCCGTCCCTCCGACAGACACCACTTCACCCCTGGGAACCAGCTACTGGTCATCGGATCCGCCTCGCTAGAGGACGCCGGTCGCTACACCTGCCTCATGTCCAACACGCTGGGAACGGAGCGTGCTCATAGTCATCTGGTGGTGACGCAGGGCAGGAGCCCGTGCGCCCCCCTGACGGGGCCAAGCACAGTCACTATAGGCATCATTGTTATAGCCGTGGTGACGAGTATTGTTATGACGTCACTGGTGTGGGTCTGCATCATCTACCAGACCAGGAAGAAGAGTGAGGAGTGCAGCGTCACCAACACAGGTGTGTTTCTAAGTGGGGTTTGGGATGATTTTGATATTGATTTCGTACTTATTTAGTCCATGAATCCAACaattgttttccatttttgtctttatttaacaATCAATTTATCAATTGTCCCAAATCTAATTTATTGTGTTGGtcttttcatctttgtctcttGTCCCAGATGAGACGATGGTGCCTCCAGATGTTCCCAGCTACCTATCGTCCCAGGGCACTTTGTCTGAGCGGCAGGATGTGTGTATCCGTGTGGAGGCTGGCAGTGGACTTCAGCCTAATGGACATGCTGTAGAGCCCACAGGTACCAAATGTTTGTGCTCCCCACCGGTTTGTGCCGTTTTCCAAAGTTCCATAGCGATGAAAGGGGCACCGCTGTCTGTGAAGAATCAGAAATAATTACAGCAGACATCCAAACCACAGTGTTGACACGCAGTTGTTGATTTTCCGCCACCAACCAAATCAttaattttctctctccctgcatGCCTACAGGTTTCGACAGTGCAGTAGTGTGCACAGATTGTATGGAGAACGGCAGCAGCTACTGCACAGATCCCGACTACTTCACCCAAGGCTTCGGCCCTGCTGAGGGCATAAAGTACCAGCAGCACTCTCTCCATCACCCAGGGGAGCAGCGCGAGGCAGGCTCACACATGACCCCGCTGTGCAACGGGACACCCAATGGGGTCCCGACAGATATTCAGGGGTCTCCGCATCCAAAAAACCACAATACGATACAACAGAACCGACACGATAGAAAAGGTGAGACGATGATTCAGGCGAGTTCAAATGGACACGCAGGAGGTTTCTTACAGCCCAAACAGTCCCTGTTCTTTGGGTCAGGTGACACCATGAGAAGCTATCACTGATTCAGAAAGGCTTTTCAAGGCGCATACCTTTTGAACGTGATCGTTGATAGATCGGCTCCTGCCTGCATCTGACTCAGAGTAGCTcgataaaaacactgaaaagcagcaCCGAGTTCTCTCTGCTGCCAATCTCCAGGAGTTGCACGTCCAGGCCTGCTCTAGGTTTCTGCTTCTCTAGCTGAGAGTAATACCAGAGGAATTGGCCTCCAAATTCCTGTTCTCACCTCCACACGTCAACGCAGCCCTATACACACATTCCACGTCTCTCTATCCTAAAGCTGAATCTGTATTTGTCTAAAGTCATGTGCCGTGATTGACTTTGCTTATTTCTAATCGCACCCCCACCTCTTCTTTGTGCAGTGAGCAGAGCGGGACAGACACCGACACgtcctccatcacaggaagagtCCTTCCACAAGCCAGTGAAGCCTCTGGGCGTGATGAGCCACGGCTACCACGACAGTGACTGTGAGCCTGACCTCAGGCAGACTTTGCTGTCCAATGGACACACCCTCAGAGCCTCTCAGCTTGAGAGCGCCCCCCTAAGGAGAGCCAGCGACTAGCAGGAGCTCCATCCAGCCCAGAATGTGGACTTGCTGGGtggaatttcatttttttttttttttttgcactgggAAATAAAACTGCTACCTCATATCGAGGCGGACTGTCCTGAGCCTCCAGAATGTAGACTGACAGGGAGTGccaggaggaggggaggggggagaggcAGGGGGGATCCGGAGTTTGAAGGTGGAGCTTGTGTGGGTGGCGTCCCATCTGAGCGTATCAGCTGTACATAGTTAACAACCTTCCTTTGGGAGGTGACCAATACAAATTCTAGCTCCAAAAAATGTGACTTGCATTTGAAGCATGTAAATGTAGGGAATCTTGTacagtgtatgtatgtgcagGGGGACGAAAGAGAAATACATTTAGACATTTGACTGTACATAAGAGTTttcttatattatatattatataacttTTACAAAAGAGTATTTGAATTTATGTGCATGGCAAAGAAAGGAGTGAtggtatttttatgtttttcttcaaaAGCCTTTTTCAGCTTTCACCAACAGTCAGCTGCAGTGCCTTATTGCATGATCAAAGAAAACTCAACTTGTAATAGCCTATATCAagagacgtttttttttttgtgagacATACTGGTACACTCTAACAAAACACTTGATAGcacttgaatgttttttttttttttttcgacaAACAATGCCAACCATGGCCTTAAAGAAACACAACCCCACACTCAGTATATGAAGGAAGAGCTTTGGTGTAAAACTAATTCGGTACAACAGATGCATTGGCGATGGGATATTTATGAGCAGTTAAAGGTAAAGCACTTTTTTTACACTCACTTGCAGGCAGATACATGATATCTGCCACTAGGAATGCAGAAAGCTCCTCCGCGTGAGGAGGCATTCCACATACTCTCGACGCGGTAAAGTCAACTGTACCATCAAGGCTCTTCCACCTGTTTCACGACACTACGCGATACTGCGAAGCTGCTCTGTTCTAGTTGGGTGAAAAGGTTCTTCTCGTACTCAAGTTGGGTTCTTTGAGACACGTTTGCAACTGAATGTGGTCGAACTTCAACTAACAGCCGTCAGTCAGAGCTGGCGACAAACTATTTAAGATTTGTCATTTTGGACATGGCTGTTGTGGCATTTTCAGTTATGTGCACTAATGTTTAATTGGCCGACTGCTTAATTAAGTGATTCTTAAgttggaataaaaaacaaaacaaaacaggagaaTCAGGGAGAACGATGTTGTATTGCTGCTGTAATGTGCCTCCAACATCCACCGTTGTGCATTGAGAAGAGATCGGCCAGTATTTTTTGCCTTTGTCACGTCATCACATTGTAACTAACTTTGTCATCATCACTACAGTTGAATAACGTTTCGTGTTCAAGGTCACTAAAGGTGTGGCTTCATGCTGTGAACAGTCAGAAAGCTTGTGAAGCGTGCTCTAACCAAACCGGGAGGTTCCTTGCGGTCAGATGCTCCCTGAACTGTCACAATTCCCCGTTTCCACTGGGTCAGAAAACTCGCGTGTGTAGTTATGTTTCCACAATTCTCCCCTTTGTCTGAACTGTGTTCTGTTACCTGTTGGCTTTATCAAGGTGAGCCGGAGGACACGCTCCTCTGGTTACACCTGATGGCTCCTATCACAAGATGATTTTACCAGCAAGACCAATCAGCGAAACCCTGGGAGGAAACCAACCCCAGTGTAGCACGTGAAAAGGGACAAGAGGGGAGTGAGGTGCAGTTCATGTTCGGAGTAATTTATTGAAACAAACTGTCCGAGACTGTTGTACCAGTGTCAAAGCTAAAACAGTGAAGTGTCTAATAAAATCACAGTTTCCTATTGTTGCGagttgtcagtgtttgtctcGTTGCTCGTGTGAACACATGAGGAGAGAATGTTTTCGGGACAATGGTATCACAAACAGCTGAGTTAGCATTTAGTGCCGCTCACATGTCTCAGTGGTTATGGAGAAGTCATCAGGGCCTTGATCTTCAAAGCAGTCGAGTAGCTTGTGCCTGGAcctgtataaacacacacacacacacacacacacacacacacacacagagctaatATTCCAACCAAGAATGTCTCCTGGCTCCCCGAAGCTCCAAACACAGCAGGCATATTTTTTCCTTATGCAGgctgtttaaa contains the following coding sequences:
- the lrig1 gene encoding leucine-rich repeats and immunoglobulin-like domains protein 1, producing the protein MAASLGQFGYVSRCVLYLILTVVQLSRDGFSSELPCAQNCTCSGDSVDCSGLELTAAPLDLPARTVSLNLGHNKLTTINIEAFDKLHNLRELRLDHNELTSIPDLGQATSKIVSLYLHHNKIRSIDGSQTRGLLSMETLDLSNNDITELRGHCFPPGLQIRDLYLSNNKISVLELGALDHLGSTLQVLRLSRNRISQIPVKAFQLPRLTQLELNRNRIRQVEGLTFQGLSSLEVLKLQRNSISKLTDGAFWDLAKMKVLHLDHNSLTEVNSGSLYGLTSLQQLFLSNNAIARINPDGWKFCQKLRELNLSYNNLTRLDEGSLAVLGDLHALRLGHNAISHITEGAFRGLKAVRILELDHNDISGTIEDTNGVFSGLDSLNKLTLFGNKIKSVAKKAFSGLETLEHLNLGENAIRTIQPEAFSKMKLLKTLLIQSDSFLCDCQLHWLPDWLAAHGLQSGVNATCAHPESLKGIGLFQAPSGSFVCEDLPKPQITVQPEATVTVLGSDVRLTCTAASSSSSPMTFAWRKDQELLRQAETENYAHVRAHHQGTTSDVPGAGGGVMEYTTILHLRHVTFAHEGRYQCIITNHFGSTYSNKARLTVNVLPSFLKTPRDSTIRTGHTARLECAAEGHPAPQIAWQKDGGTDFPAARERRMHVMPDDDVFFIMDVKPEDMGVYSCTAKNTAGTISANATLTVLETPHLAQDLEDRSVVVGDTVALQCKALGSPPPRITWLRNDQPLRPSDRHHFTPGNQLLVIGSASLEDAGRYTCLMSNTLGTERAHSHLVVTQGRSPCAPLTGPSTVTIGIIVIAVVTSIVMTSLVWVCIIYQTRKKSEECSVTNTDETMVPPDVPSYLSSQGTLSERQDVCIRVEAGSGLQPNGHAVEPTGFDSAVVCTDCMENGSSYCTDPDYFTQGFGPAEGIKYQQHSLHHPGEQREAGSHMTPLCNGTPNGVPTDIQGSPHPKNHNTIQQNRHDRKVSRAGQTPTRPPSQEESFHKPVKPLGVMSHGYHDSDCEPDLRQTLLSNGHTLRASQLESAPLRRASD